Sequence from the Methanosarcina siciliae T4/M genome:
CATTAATTCATTATTTCAGGGGGTAATTGATTGGATGAGAATTATGTGCTTGAAATTGAAGATGCGTCCTGGGGACAGCAGGTAGAAGATTCTGAGAAGCCTGTTATTGTAATGTTTTACAGCCCTACCTGCCCGTATTGTAAAGCTATGGAACCATATTTTGCGGAGTATGCAAGGGAATACAGGGGTTCGGCCATTTTTGTCAGACTAAACGTGGTAACAAATCCCTGGACTGCCGAAAGATATGGGGTCCAGGGCACGCCCACATTCAAGTTTTTCTGCCATGGAAAGTCTGTGTGGGAACAGGTCGGCCAGATCTATCCTTCCATCCTGAAGAATGCGGTCAGGGATATGGTCCAGCATGGGGAGGAGTGCATAAGGAAAACTACTCCAGTAGGACAGGACATCACAGGATACTCATAATCTTGGTCAGGTCGAAGGTTTCCTGTGCTCCTTTAAAGGTTTCCTATTCTCTTTTTTCTCTCACTTTTTCCCTGTATTTTTTCAGGGGATATTTTTTCTCTGTTAGGCCTGTAAGAACGAATCTCCTCAAGCAGGTCCGTATCCTGGGAAACATAAGCTGCCTCTTTTCGGACCTGCCAGACTACCTGAGGATTCAGAGTCTTTCCCATGTAATAGACCAAGCCTTCTGAAAGCTTTTCAAACCCCAGGAGTGTTTTGAACAGGGTTGATTTACCGGTTCCTGATTGCCCTTTCAACAGGATTTTTTCCTTTCGGAATACAGAGAGAAAAATTAGAAAGCACTTTTTTGCTTCCGAAATGTATAGCGATATTTTCGTACTATTATTTCATCCTGCATTTTTGCCCCTGATGTCCATACTTTCTTAATATATTTCTTACATCCCTCTTATTTATTTCTAACATCCCTTGCAGGTTTTTGCTTTTTTCTTCCCTTTTTGTAGAAGAGTTTTCTTTCCTGCAGCCCCAATAAGAGAAAGTTTATCTATACAGAGGTGTTCTCATAAATCAATTCATACCAGCAGTTCCATATAATTCCTGTAGCACGGATAAGCTTAATAAAATGCTACGCATGGCGTGCTGACCATAATGTTGCATACCGGTCTATTGCAGGTGCCAGTTGCAGGCATCAATTATAAGCGTCTAAGTTTACAGACCTTCTCATGCCTGAATACTTATTTCAGGACATTTACACATTAACATAATTACATTTTAATATATTTGCGTTTTAACATAATTTCTCTTCAATATATTTATGTTTTTAATAAGTTAAAGTTTATAATCTTGTAATCTATGAGGAAAAAAAATGGACTTTGAAGCTTCTGCTAAAGACCTTACAACTCCGGTCAAAGGGGCAAAGATAGTTCCGAATATGACTGTGGATGAGCTTGTAAGAGAGTATGCCGGTTGTGCTTTTGGAGCAGGCAGGCTGGCCGAAGCCGTAGACATCTATTATGAGATGCTGGCTTCAGAAAAAACTACGAAGTTTTTCGGGCTTGCAGGGGCGATGACACCTGCAGGCATGAGGAATATTATTGCAGACCTGATTCGCGACGGGCATATCGATGTGCTTGTCACAACCGGCGCCAATATGGTGCATGACACAGTCGAGGCTCTCGGCCTTCACCACTATAAAGGGTCGGACTGTGCAAACGATATCCAGCTCAGGCATGAATGTATCGACAGGATCTATGATGTTTACCTCCCTGACCAGCACTTTACAGACCTTGAAGAGTTTTTACAGAGCGTCTATGCAGGGCTTCCGCAGGAAAAACTCTCTATCAGGCATGTCCTTACCGAGATCGGGAAGAATCTGGACGATGACTCTTCCATCCTCAAAACCGCAGCCGAAATGGGGGTGCCGGTTTACTGCCCTGCGCTTCAGGACTCGGTTATAGGGCTTCAGGCCTGGCTCTATAAGGAAGGAAACCCTCTGCATGTGGATGCTTTTGCAGACATGCACGAGTTCATGGAAATGTGTTACGAAGCTGAAAGTGCGGGCGCTATGCTGCTTGGCGGCGGGGTTCCGAAGAATTACATCCTGCAGTCCATGCTTGTTACTCCCAAGTCCTTTGATTATGCGATCCAGCTGACAATGGATCGTCCGGAAACCGGTGGGCTTAGCGGGGCAACTCTTGACGAAGCCCAGTCCTGGGGAAAGGTCGGGGAAGATGCAAAATCAGTAACCGTGTACGCAGATGCAACAATCACTCTCCCGCTTATCGTTTCCGCTGTGCGGACGCGCCTTTCAAAGAGATGATTTGATGGAAAAGAATACCCATATGATCCTTGCCCTGGACATAACTGACAGGGAAGAAGCGCTGAAGATTGCAGAAGATGTCTGGGAATTCGTGGACGCAATAAAGGTAGGCTATCCTCTCATACTTGCCACAGGGCTCGGGATCATCAGGGAACTTGCCGAGTTCACCCCGGTTATAGCCGATTTCAAGGTTGCTGATATTCCCAACACCAACCGCC
This genomic interval carries:
- a CDS encoding ATP-binding cassette domain-containing protein; this encodes MKGQSGTGKSTLFKTLLGFEKLSEGLVYYMGKTLNPQVVWQVRKEAAYVSQDTDLLEEIRSYRPNREKISPEKIQGKSERKKRIGNL
- a CDS encoding deoxyhypusine synthase, yielding MDFEASAKDLTTPVKGAKIVPNMTVDELVREYAGCAFGAGRLAEAVDIYYEMLASEKTTKFFGLAGAMTPAGMRNIIADLIRDGHIDVLVTTGANMVHDTVEALGLHHYKGSDCANDIQLRHECIDRIYDVYLPDQHFTDLEEFLQSVYAGLPQEKLSIRHVLTEIGKNLDDDSSILKTAAEMGVPVYCPALQDSVIGLQAWLYKEGNPLHVDAFADMHEFMEMCYEAESAGAMLLGGGVPKNYILQSMLVTPKSFDYAIQLTMDRPETGGLSGATLDEAQSWGKVGEDAKSVTVYADATITLPLIVSAVRTRLSKR
- a CDS encoding thioredoxin family protein, encoding MDENYVLEIEDASWGQQVEDSEKPVIVMFYSPTCPYCKAMEPYFAEYAREYRGSAIFVRLNVVTNPWTAERYGVQGTPTFKFFCHGKSVWEQVGQIYPSILKNAVRDMVQHGEECIRKTTPVGQDITGYS